A genomic window from Alkalihalobacillus sp. AL-G includes:
- a CDS encoding S-ribosylhomocysteine lyase: protein MAKKMNVESFNLDHTKVKAPYVRLVGVTKGDNGDEISKYDIRFKQPNQEHMEMAGLHSLEHLMAENIRNHHERVIDIGPMGCQTGFYLSVLNHSDYDELLDVLEKTLKDVLEADEVPACNEVQCGWAANHSLEGAKEIATTMLEKRDEWKDVFGEE from the coding sequence ATGGCTAAAAAAATGAACGTAGAAAGCTTTAACTTGGATCATACGAAAGTAAAAGCACCATATGTACGTCTTGTTGGAGTAACAAAGGGTGACAATGGTGATGAAATCTCTAAATATGATATTCGATTCAAGCAACCAAACCAGGAGCACATGGAAATGGCTGGGCTTCATTCACTTGAGCACTTGATGGCAGAAAACATCCGTAACCATCATGAACGTGTCATTGATATTGGACCGATGGGCTGTCAAACTGGCTTTTATCTGTCTGTATTGAACCATTCTGACTATGATGAACTCTTAGATGTACTTGAAAAAACGTTGAAGGATGTCCTCGAAGCAGACGAAGTTCCTGCGTGTAACGAGGTTCAATGTGGCTGGGCTGCCAATCACAGTCTTGAAGGTGCTAAAGAAATTGCGACCACTATGCTTGAAAAACGTGACGAATGGAAAGATGTTTTCGGAGAGGAATAA
- a CDS encoding PLP-dependent cysteine synthase family protein, giving the protein MRYYKNVQELIGHTPLIELTNFNLPNGVRLFAKLEFYNPGGSIKDRLGKELLEEAFTSGKLKPDGTVIEPTAGNTGIGLALAAVNKGINVMFVVPEKFSEEKQELMRALGATVVNTPTEEGMVGAIEKAKQLEKELEGAYYPAQFANPANPNTYYKTLGPEIWDALDGKVDIFLAGAGTGGTFMGTARYLKEQNPQVKTAIVEPEGSILNGGESGPHKTEGIGMEFLPDYMDTDYFDAIHTVTDVDAFDRVKEIANKEGLLVGSSSGAALHASLIEAEKAPSESHIVTIFADSSERYLSKKIYQGGI; this is encoded by the coding sequence ATGCGGTACTATAAAAATGTACAAGAACTGATTGGCCACACACCGCTTATTGAACTTACAAACTTCAACCTTCCGAATGGTGTAAGGCTCTTTGCAAAGCTTGAATTTTACAATCCAGGCGGCAGTATCAAAGACCGCCTTGGAAAAGAGCTGCTAGAGGAAGCGTTTACGAGCGGAAAATTAAAGCCAGACGGAACGGTGATCGAACCGACTGCTGGTAATACTGGTATCGGACTTGCGCTCGCTGCTGTGAATAAAGGAATCAACGTTATGTTTGTGGTACCAGAAAAGTTCAGTGAGGAAAAGCAGGAGCTTATGCGGGCGCTCGGGGCGACGGTTGTAAACACACCGACAGAAGAAGGCATGGTTGGCGCGATTGAAAAAGCGAAGCAGCTAGAAAAGGAACTTGAGGGCGCTTATTATCCTGCGCAGTTTGCAAACCCGGCCAATCCGAATACGTATTATAAAACATTAGGTCCGGAGATATGGGATGCCCTTGATGGAAAGGTCGATATCTTTTTAGCTGGAGCTGGGACGGGTGGTACGTTCATGGGTACAGCACGTTATTTGAAAGAGCAAAATCCCCAAGTGAAAACGGCGATTGTTGAACCTGAGGGATCTATTTTAAACGGGGGCGAGTCTGGACCTCACAAAACAGAAGGCATCGGCATGGAATTTTTACCGGATTACATGGATACCGATTATTTCGATGCGATCCATACCGTGACCGATGTGGATGCATTCGACCGCGTTAAGGAAATCGCAAACAAGGAAGGCCTACTCGTAGGAAGCTCTTCAGGAGCAGCTTTACACGCTTCCTTGATTGAAGCAGAGAAAGCCCCTTCCGAAAGTCATATCGTTACGATCTTTGCAGACAGCAGTGAACGATACTTAAGTAAAAAGATCTATCAGGGAGGTATTTGA
- a CDS encoding class I SAM-dependent methyltransferase, with translation MGREFIDLFNDWAESYDETVHGTNNEYHEVFEHYDEILNRVVENSSGTVLEFGVGTGNLSAKLLEKGRKVIGVEPSPAMRAKAQERFPELTLINGDFLSFRELDTKVDTIVSTYAFHHLTDDEKDVAIRNYGKLLGNNGKIVFADTVYEHEQAKQKIQERVEKQGYTNLLEDLQREYYTTIGVLSESFNAHGFEVSFERLNTYVWLIKAHKKAK, from the coding sequence GTGGGTAGAGAATTTATCGACCTATTCAATGATTGGGCAGAGTCCTACGATGAAACGGTACACGGAACTAACAATGAATATCATGAAGTATTTGAACATTATGATGAAATCCTGAACCGGGTTGTAGAGAATTCCTCAGGTACCGTATTAGAATTTGGTGTTGGTACTGGGAATCTCTCCGCAAAGCTATTGGAGAAGGGGCGAAAGGTAATAGGTGTAGAGCCATCGCCGGCTATGAGGGCAAAAGCGCAGGAACGTTTCCCAGAGCTTACTCTTATAAATGGAGATTTTTTGTCGTTCCGGGAATTAGATACAAAAGTCGATACGATAGTAAGTACGTACGCCTTTCATCATTTAACAGATGATGAAAAAGACGTTGCAATCCGTAACTATGGAAAGCTGCTCGGTAACAATGGTAAAATTGTATTTGCAGACACTGTGTATGAACATGAACAAGCAAAGCAAAAGATACAAGAACGGGTGGAAAAACAAGGGTACACCAATTTGTTGGAGGACCTTCAACGGGAATACTATACGACGATCGGTGTGTTATCAGAAAGCTTTAATGCACACGGATTCGAGGTTTCATTTGAACGCCTCAATACGTACGTTTGGTTAATTAAAGCGCACAAAAAAGCGAAGTAA
- a CDS encoding YrhC family protein → MSKAMVKDLKIKIADYKRFSFVLLGLSAFLYLGSIIPFEGKQGIDQIILLAISYSAIGVALFFYRKITIWKKVIKEQS, encoded by the coding sequence ATGTCAAAAGCAATGGTCAAAGATTTAAAGATCAAAATTGCAGATTACAAGCGTTTCAGTTTTGTACTTCTTGGCTTAAGTGCCTTTTTATATCTTGGCAGCATCATCCCGTTTGAAGGTAAGCAAGGGATCGACCAAATCATCCTATTGGCGATAAGCTACAGTGCAATAGGCGTTGCACTATTTTTTTATCGTAAAATCACAATTTGGAAAAAAGTAATAAAGGAACAATCATAG
- the mtnN gene encoding 5'-methylthioadenosine/S-adenosylhomocysteine nucleosidase — MKVAIIGAMDEEVELILHSIGDYSEKTIAGCTFYTGEYEGQEIILLKSGIGKVNAAIATTLLNQIYKPDHVINTGSAGGFNPDLNVGDVVISTEIRHHDVDVTAFGYEYGQVPQLPAYYEPDALLVEIAEKSARDVTDMQVVKGMIASGDSFMNDVDRVAFIQTKFPELFAAEMEAAAIGQVCHQFKVPFVVIRSLSDIAGQDAPMSFEHFLKIAAKNSAELILKMIKELKKHG; from the coding sequence ATGAAAGTTGCAATTATTGGAGCAATGGATGAGGAAGTAGAATTGATTCTCCATTCGATTGGGGACTACAGTGAAAAGACGATCGCGGGTTGTACCTTTTATACAGGAGAATACGAAGGGCAGGAAATCATCCTTCTTAAATCTGGGATAGGAAAAGTGAACGCAGCGATTGCCACAACTTTATTGAACCAAATTTACAAACCAGATCATGTGATCAACACCGGCTCCGCGGGTGGATTCAACCCTGACCTCAATGTTGGAGACGTCGTAATCTCAACAGAAATACGTCATCATGATGTCGATGTAACGGCATTTGGCTATGAGTATGGTCAGGTCCCGCAACTTCCAGCTTATTACGAACCGGATGCACTACTCGTTGAAATTGCTGAGAAAAGTGCGAGGGATGTTACTGACATGCAGGTTGTAAAAGGTATGATCGCCTCGGGTGATTCCTTCATGAATGATGTTGATCGGGTTGCATTCATCCAAACGAAATTCCCGGAATTATTTGCTGCAGAAATGGAAGCAGCTGCTATCGGACAGGTTTGTCATCAATTTAAAGTACCTTTCGTTGTAATCCGGTCCTTATCTGATATTGCTGGTCAAGATGCACCAATGTCATTCGAACATTTTTTGAAAATTGCAGCGAAAAACTCTGCAGAATTGATTTTGAAAATGATAAAGGAGCTGAAGAAGCATGGCTAA
- a CDS encoding KTSC domain-containing protein, translated as MRFTTFHSDEWNLKTFHTIGYTKETQTLHVCLHDGTSLELMDVTEQSLFEFILAPYKERYLQEHLLPNHKVSVV; from the coding sequence ATGCGGTTTACGACTTTTCATTCAGATGAATGGAACTTGAAGACGTTTCATACAATCGGGTATACGAAGGAAACTCAAACACTGCATGTCTGTCTTCACGATGGAACATCTCTTGAACTGATGGATGTAACGGAACAGAGTTTGTTTGAATTCATCCTTGCACCATATAAAGAACGTTACCTCCAAGAACATTTGCTTCCAAATCACAAAGTGAGTGTCGTTTAA
- the sigK gene encoding RNA polymerase sporulation sigma factor SigK encodes MSSIIAALAYFFKEVVFFVSYVKNNAFPQPLSAKDEKKYLKEMAEGSEEARNRLIEHNLRLVAHICKKFENTGEDTEDLISIGTIGLIKAIESYSRGKGTKLATYAARCIENEILMHLRAIKKTKKDVSLHDPIGTDKEGNEITLIDVLKAELDDIVDTIQLKMEKKQIYEHIHILDDREKEVIVGRFGLDMEKERTQREIAKDLGISRSYVSRIEKRALMKLFHEFYRQRQDKEKG; translated from the coding sequence GTGTCGAGTATTATCGCAGCATTGGCTTATTTCTTTAAGGAAGTAGTGTTCTTTGTTTCGTATGTAAAGAACAATGCTTTTCCACAGCCCCTTTCAGCAAAAGACGAGAAAAAATACTTGAAGGAAATGGCTGAAGGAAGTGAAGAAGCGCGAAATCGATTGATTGAACATAATTTGAGACTCGTCGCCCACATTTGTAAAAAGTTCGAAAATACTGGTGAAGACACTGAGGATTTAATTTCAATCGGTACGATCGGATTGATCAAAGCGATCGAAAGCTATTCGCGGGGGAAAGGAACGAAGCTTGCAACCTACGCTGCACGCTGTATTGAAAATGAAATCCTGATGCATCTTCGTGCAATCAAGAAAACGAAGAAGGATGTTTCTCTACATGACCCGATTGGTACAGATAAAGAGGGCAATGAAATCACTTTGATCGATGTATTGAAGGCAGAACTCGATGACATCGTGGATACGATCCAACTGAAAATGGAAAAAAAACAGATTTATGAGCATATCCACATTCTTGATGACCGAGAAAAGGAGGTCATTGTCGGTCGATTCGGTCTTGATATGGAAAAAGAACGGACACAAAGGGAGATTGCAAAAGACCTGGGAATCTCAAGAAGCTACGTCTCCCGAATCGAAAAGCGGGCATTAATGAAGCTTTTCCACGAGTTTTATCGCCAGCGGCAGGATAAAGAAAAAGGGTAA
- a CDS encoding cation diffusion facilitator family transporter — protein sequence MSVINWIKKGNKSSGIAAVGNTILAIIKGVAAGISGSGTMLATTLHSAADATNQGFVFFGSILAEKEPTKRFPTGFGRVVNLFVLVAVVVISIMAYETIIKGWELIQHPKPSSNIWLNVIILLIAVVIDGYVLIKATREILRETRTEASGFGIFGAAIKGVSLAAPPTRLVFYEDIIATFGALLALITVVLSYLTGFYLLDGVGTLLIGLLLIGIALKIGYENTIGLIGVTAPQVAVDHVAEIILSHPDVVDIYDMRVLQEGRKYHVESYIELRKGFSLADADDIKFKVKEMVLEDSDIGDVTLGILESDDVKHWQKEKKNRG from the coding sequence ATGTCAGTGATCAATTGGATTAAAAAAGGAAATAAATCATCAGGGATCGCAGCGGTTGGAAATACGATTCTTGCCATCATAAAAGGGGTTGCAGCAGGTATCAGCGGCAGTGGAACGATGCTTGCGACAACACTACATTCAGCAGCAGATGCAACCAATCAGGGATTTGTGTTTTTCGGCAGTATCCTTGCAGAAAAAGAACCTACAAAGCGATTTCCAACAGGTTTTGGACGAGTTGTAAACTTATTTGTCCTTGTTGCAGTGGTCGTCATTTCAATAATGGCATATGAAACAATAATAAAGGGTTGGGAGCTTATCCAGCACCCAAAACCATCATCGAATATCTGGTTAAACGTAATCATTCTCCTTATTGCCGTTGTCATCGATGGATATGTCCTCATTAAGGCGACGAGAGAAATCTTGAGAGAAACACGCACAGAGGCAAGTGGCTTCGGTATTTTTGGTGCAGCGATTAAGGGTGTGTCTCTTGCAGCACCGCCAACAAGATTAGTCTTTTACGAGGATATCATCGCAACTTTTGGTGCATTACTTGCTCTTATAACGGTGGTGTTATCATATTTGACGGGCTTCTATCTTTTAGACGGGGTAGGGACGTTATTAATTGGTTTACTTTTAATCGGAATCGCCTTGAAAATCGGATATGAAAACACAATTGGCTTGATTGGGGTAACGGCACCTCAGGTAGCTGTAGACCATGTTGCGGAAATCATTTTATCCCATCCGGATGTAGTTGATATTTATGATATGCGAGTACTTCAAGAGGGAAGGAAGTATCACGTTGAAAGCTATATTGAACTAAGAAAGGGCTTTTCACTTGCGGATGCGGATGATATCAAGTTTAAAGTTAAGGAAATGGTCCTTGAGGACTCGGACATTGGGGATGTTACATTAGGCATTTTGGAATCGGATGACGTTAAGCATTGGCAGAAGGAAAAAAAGAACAGGGGTTAG
- a CDS encoding bifunctional cystathionine gamma-lyase/homocysteine desulfhydrase, which translates to MKRKTKMIHGGIVGDEHTGAVSTPIYQVSTYKQESVGNFKGYEYSRTGNPTRYALEELIKDLEEGEAGFAFGSGMAAINSIMMMFNTGDHVVFTDDVYGGTYRLVSKVLNRLGLESTFVDTSNLETIEAAIQDNTKAIYVETPTNPLLKVTDIDGASKVAKKHDLLLIVDNTFNTPYWQTPIKHGADIVLHSATKYIGGHSDVVAGLVVVNSKQLSEDLHFIQNSAGAVLGPQDSWLLIRGIKTLGIRMEATESNTKQIAEFLEGHPSVTNIFYPGLTSHPGHELAKRQSDGFGGMISFDVGSEERADQVLSKVRYFTLAESLGAVESLISAPARMTHASIPKDRRDELGITDGLLRISVGIEDVEDLIEDLKQALEG; encoded by the coding sequence ATGAAGCGCAAAACGAAAATGATCCATGGCGGCATCGTCGGTGACGAGCATACTGGCGCCGTTTCCACACCAATCTATCAAGTAAGCACGTATAAACAAGAAAGCGTCGGGAATTTCAAAGGGTATGAATATTCGCGGACAGGAAACCCGACACGGTATGCACTAGAAGAATTGATCAAGGACCTGGAAGAAGGGGAAGCAGGATTTGCTTTCGGTTCAGGTATGGCAGCGATCAATTCGATCATGATGATGTTCAATACTGGTGATCATGTAGTTTTTACTGATGACGTGTACGGCGGGACCTATCGTCTCGTATCGAAAGTGCTGAACCGACTCGGATTGGAATCTACATTTGTTGATACGAGTAATCTTGAAACTATTGAAGCAGCGATTCAAGACAATACAAAGGCGATCTATGTTGAAACACCAACGAATCCGTTATTAAAAGTAACCGATATCGATGGAGCATCAAAGGTTGCCAAAAAGCATGATCTCTTATTGATTGTCGACAACACGTTCAACACACCATACTGGCAAACACCAATTAAACATGGTGCGGATATTGTGTTGCATAGTGCTACAAAATACATCGGAGGACATAGTGATGTTGTTGCAGGACTCGTCGTTGTGAACTCGAAACAGCTTTCTGAAGACCTGCACTTCATCCAAAATTCCGCTGGAGCTGTTCTTGGGCCACAGGATTCATGGCTCTTGATCCGTGGTATAAAAACGCTCGGAATTCGAATGGAGGCGACGGAAAGCAACACAAAGCAAATTGCTGAATTCCTTGAAGGACATCCTTCTGTAACAAACATCTTTTATCCAGGGTTAACTTCCCACCCAGGCCATGAGCTCGCAAAGCGTCAGTCGGATGGATTCGGTGGAATGATTTCCTTTGATGTTGGCAGCGAAGAGCGTGCAGACCAAGTTTTAAGCAAAGTCCGTTACTTTACACTTGCCGAAAGCCTTGGAGCTGTCGAAAGCTTAATTTCTGCACCAGCACGCATGACCCACGCATCGATTCCAAAGGACCGTCGTGATGAACTAGGGATTACGGATGGCTTACTAAGAATCTCTGTCGGAATTGAAGACGTAGAGGATTTGATTGAAGACTTGAAACAGGCGTTAGAAGGGTAA
- a CDS encoding cation diffusion facilitator family transporter, whose protein sequence is MGHHHNHSHHHFEEQREGNKRGLLIALLITSGIMVLEFFGGLFTNSLALLSDSGHMLSDASSLALSLVAMWFASRPASPNKTYGFYRFEILTALFNGATLFVISGFIIYEAYERFLEPPSVASGTMMLIASVGFIANLISAWSLMRKGDVKDNVNLRSAYLHVIGDALGSVGALIAGLLMLVFEWYIADPIISVVVALLILKSAWGVLQNSIHILMEGTPSTINQEDVKNLLTSIEGVKDVHDLHIWTITSGLDSFSCHLLIEDDKESQMILQQAIDLIREHCKIEHTTIQVEKSDLQHGEMQV, encoded by the coding sequence ATGGGTCACCATCATAACCACAGCCATCACCATTTTGAAGAACAACGTGAAGGAAATAAAAGAGGACTTCTTATTGCACTGCTGATTACATCGGGGATTATGGTGTTAGAGTTCTTCGGTGGATTATTCACGAACAGTTTAGCGTTATTATCCGATAGCGGTCATATGTTAAGCGATGCAAGCTCGTTGGCACTCAGTTTGGTAGCGATGTGGTTTGCGAGCCGTCCCGCGTCACCTAATAAAACGTATGGATTTTATCGCTTTGAGATTTTAACTGCGTTATTCAACGGAGCAACCTTGTTCGTGATTTCTGGATTTATTATTTACGAAGCGTATGAACGATTTTTAGAGCCACCATCTGTTGCTAGTGGAACAATGATGCTAATTGCTTCAGTCGGTTTCATTGCAAATCTGATCAGTGCTTGGTCATTAATGCGTAAAGGCGATGTGAAAGACAATGTAAACTTACGAAGTGCCTATTTACATGTCATCGGGGACGCGTTAGGTTCGGTTGGAGCCTTAATTGCCGGACTCCTAATGTTGGTTTTCGAGTGGTATATTGCAGATCCGATCATCTCCGTTGTTGTCGCTTTACTCATTTTAAAAAGCGCATGGGGTGTCCTTCAAAACAGCATTCATATTTTGATGGAAGGGACACCTTCAACGATCAATCAAGAAGATGTGAAGAACTTACTTACTAGCATTGAAGGAGTTAAAGACGTTCACGACTTGCATATTTGGACGATTACATCTGGACTCGACTCGTTCAGCTGTCATTTGCTTATAGAAGATGATAAAGAGAGTCAGATGATTTTACAACAGGCGATTGATTTAATCCGTGAGCATTGTAAGATCGAACATACTACGATTCAAGTGGAAAAATCAGACTTGCAACATGGCGAAATGCAGGTTTAA
- a CDS encoding YrzI family small protein gives MMPMHLFLLTIVKKALKSEMTYEEIEKNQQIEKLYNETRDKAYQYMNML, from the coding sequence ATGATGCCGATGCATTTATTTCTTTTAACAATCGTCAAAAAAGCATTGAAAAGTGAAATGACTTACGAGGAAATCGAAAAGAATCAACAGATTGAAAAACTTTACAATGAAACGCGTGACAAAGCATATCAATATATGAACATGCTTTAA
- a CDS encoding hemolysin family protein produces the protein MEVFNLFMIVILIILTAFFVAAEFAIVKIRKTKIDALAAEGNANAIAVQKVISNLDGYLSACQLGITITALGLGWLGEPTIEDLLHPLFVGMGLSEPVTTTLSFAIAFALITFLHVVFGELAPKSFAIQKAEAISLLLAKPLILFSKVMFPFIWTLNGAARVLVRMFGLPPANEHEAAHSEEELRMILSESYKKGEINKAEMEFVNNVFEFDERMAKEIMIPRTEMMCLFLEDSFEENLSIMKKEKYTRYPVAFDDKDKILGVVNVKEIFNDYISDKNKPLNEYVRPVAHVSETAPIKELLKKMQKSRSHMAIVMDEYGGTAGLLTVEDIVEELVGEIQDEFDIDEKPMIQKVDKNKTIVDGKVLIAEVNEKLGTTIDNTEIDTIGGWILSEKMEAEKGTTIEKDGYQFTVTENDGHQIKELEIKKV, from the coding sequence ATGGAAGTTTTTAATTTGTTCATGATCGTAATACTCATAATACTGACAGCATTTTTCGTTGCAGCGGAATTTGCAATTGTAAAAATTCGCAAAACAAAAATTGACGCACTCGCAGCAGAAGGAAACGCTAATGCGATTGCAGTGCAAAAAGTAATCAGTAATCTTGACGGTTATTTATCTGCCTGTCAGCTCGGAATCACGATTACTGCTCTCGGTCTTGGCTGGTTGGGTGAACCGACTATTGAAGATTTATTGCACCCTTTATTTGTAGGCATGGGACTTTCTGAACCCGTAACAACAACGTTATCCTTTGCGATTGCTTTTGCTCTCATTACATTCCTACATGTTGTTTTCGGTGAACTCGCTCCTAAATCTTTTGCGATTCAAAAGGCCGAGGCAATCAGCTTGTTACTCGCAAAACCACTGATCCTTTTTAGTAAAGTGATGTTTCCATTCATTTGGACATTAAACGGTGCAGCCCGTGTGTTAGTGAGAATGTTTGGCTTACCTCCAGCTAATGAGCATGAAGCAGCACACTCTGAAGAAGAGCTTCGAATGATTTTATCTGAAAGCTATAAAAAAGGCGAAATTAACAAAGCTGAGATGGAATTCGTCAATAATGTGTTTGAATTTGACGAAAGAATGGCGAAGGAAATCATGATACCGCGTACCGAAATGATGTGTTTATTTTTAGAGGATTCTTTTGAAGAAAACCTCTCGATCATGAAAAAAGAAAAATATACTCGATATCCTGTTGCTTTTGATGACAAGGATAAAATCCTCGGGGTAGTCAATGTGAAAGAAATCTTTAATGACTACATAAGCGATAAGAACAAACCACTAAATGAATACGTCCGGCCTGTCGCCCATGTCAGTGAAACGGCACCGATTAAAGAATTGTTGAAAAAGATGCAAAAATCAAGAAGTCATATGGCTATTGTCATGGATGAATATGGCGGAACCGCAGGTCTTTTAACTGTTGAAGATATCGTTGAGGAGCTTGTCGGTGAAATACAAGACGAGTTCGATATCGATGAAAAACCGATGATCCAAAAGGTGGATAAAAACAAAACAATAGTAGATGGAAAAGTGTTGATTGCTGAGGTTAATGAAAAACTTGGGACAACCATTGATAACACTGAAATCGATACGATCGGCGGATGGATTCTCTCAGAAAAAATGGAAGCTGAAAAAGGAACGACCATTGAAAAAGACGGCTATCAATTTACCGTTACCGAAAACGATGGCCACCAAATCAAAGAACTTGAAATTAAAAAGGTTTAA
- a CDS encoding YrrS family protein, which yields MKKDFSFQSRHERTKKKKQNLILNILIGAVFIGILAVGASMLLDGDEQAASTEPSNDNTTAMSDDDDQQSDGASEKDNTSNDNEKNSSEDGNKEDDKEKSEEDVSEDEDTTGEDSLTEGTYRSADDGGPEGPWEPVGTVQEGEHVSSFDDSSVDWKEKKEALQYATGLTADEIEYWWIGNGGSAQTAKGVVSTASNKENPYVVMLEWVAGEGWKPTSVERVPGAASDKTDDTDDE from the coding sequence ATGAAAAAAGACTTTTCTTTTCAATCAAGGCATGAACGTACGAAGAAAAAGAAGCAAAATCTTATTTTAAATATTTTGATCGGGGCTGTATTTATCGGGATATTGGCGGTTGGAGCATCCATGTTGTTGGACGGGGATGAGCAAGCTGCAAGTACGGAACCATCAAATGACAATACAACAGCAATGTCTGACGATGATGATCAACAATCTGATGGTGCTAGTGAAAAGGATAATACATCTAATGATAATGAAAAGAATTCCTCTGAGGATGGAAATAAAGAGGATGATAAAGAAAAATCAGAGGAAGATGTATCTGAAGATGAAGACACAACAGGTGAGGACTCTTTGACTGAAGGTACGTATCGATCTGCTGACGATGGTGGCCCAGAAGGACCGTGGGAACCGGTTGGAACGGTACAAGAAGGGGAACACGTCTCAAGCTTTGACGATAGTTCTGTAGATTGGAAGGAAAAAAAGGAAGCACTCCAATATGCAACAGGCTTAACTGCTGATGAAATTGAGTACTGGTGGATTGGTAACGGCGGCTCTGCTCAAACTGCAAAGGGAGTCGTCAGCACCGCATCAAATAAGGAAAATCCATATGTTGTCATGCTCGAATGGGTCGCCGGTGAAGGTTGGAAGCCAACATCGGTAGAACGGGTTCCTGGTGCAGCATCGGATAAAACGGATGATACAGATGATGAATAA